The following is a genomic window from Drosophila busckii strain San Diego stock center, stock number 13000-0081.31 chromosome 2L, ASM1175060v1, whole genome shotgun sequence.
AGTTTGCACGTTAACAGCTGCATTGCTGCTAACTACTGTATTTCGCGCGGGGGCACcaacagtgggcgtggctgttaCAGGCACAGGTGTGAACGTTAATGCGGCGGGATATGTTGAATAGAGCAGTTCGCCGTTATGCAGCGGCGGCAATGGAAAGCGAAACGGGCCATGCAACGCTGTTGGCGGTGCACCCGCATGCGTCTGGATTAGTGTCTGTGGCGGTCCACGGGAATTTGCGGTATGATATGGATATGTGGCTGGATTATACGCGCTTGTTGTtacctgttgctgttgtggtggttgctgctgcagcagcactgTGGTTGTTGGCGTGCTTACTGCTGAGGGACTAATAAGCaatgcctgctgctgctgctgctgctgttgttgcaacgctTGCGTATCGCTGGCATTGCTGGGCGCATACATTTGCGCCTGCGCAAAATTTTTCTCCACGCCATTGCGTCCAttaatgcgctgctgcagattcacctgctgctgctgttgtttgtaaCTTAAATGatgcttctgttgttgttgctgctgttgctgttggtgctgctgttgctgttgctgatatCCAGCTATGGCTGTGTTTACCATGGCAATTGTTGCCCCCGCTGCGTTATGCGCCTGCAGCGGCGTTGGGGTTTCGGGTGGCGATATATCACCACACGAGCCATTCGAGCTGCCCGGTTCGCTGCCAGTTTGTGGCACATTCTTGCTGCGATACGCAATGCCATCATCACTTAACTGCATATTATGCATAGCATGCACCAGCTGCTTGCTCGGCTTCATGCCCACATTGTTGCTAACTtgataatgttgctgctgctgttgctgctgctgattcacCGACgactgttgcagctgttgttgcatgtaaTTGTTGACATTGTTGCGCTGATGGAGTGCGCGCGGAAAACTGTTGCGTATTTTGCTGGACAAGCTGCCACTGTCGATTATATtctgcaataaaacaaatttcattattaatcAAAAGTAAATGTGACTAGTGGCCGACGCACTTCTTCCATATGCTTCACATGATGCGTATTAAGCTCGCTCAAcgctggcggtggcggtgtGGTTTCAACTGAAGGTCTACGCACATTTTTCATGCGACTTTGTGTCAGTGTACGcatctgttgttgctgtgctgctgctgctgctgttgcagtggCATGCTGTTGACTCGCTCACGTTGCGGACTTGTGGTGCGACTGCTTGATGGCGATGATTGCTGACTGCTTAGCATGGGCGAACTGGCTGGCGGTGGCATTTGATGCTCCAAGCTTTGTGGGGGCAGAGATGACGGCTGCTGCGGCGTGTACATGGACCATGCTGTAGTGGGCGTTGTCATTGGATTATATGTTTCACCTGGAATGGATATATGTGCCTGAAATAAATGAGGCGCGCACTCAACGtcctgtaaataaataagaacaAGCATGAGttaatttgtatacattttcCTATTTACTCTTTGCTACCTTGGGCCACGTCTGCGCATAGAGCAATGGATTTGGCATTTGTGGCAGTTGTATCATATCGCGGCGATAATACGcaggctgcggctgctgctgacgctgatgttgctgttgctgaaggGCTACATgcgactgttgttgctggcactgttgctgctggcactgtGGCTGCtgacattgttgctgctggcactgttgctgctgctgctgctgctgctgttgttgttgctgttgttgttgctgctgttgcagttgctgctgctgctgctgttgctcaaaCTGTGCAGATTCCTTAAGCTTGGCCAATATCTCACCACACTTGGTATTTTGATGATAGGAAAAGACCGGATGCTTCGCTGCCATAGTATAAACCAGTAACAGCTCCAGCAATGTATCCTTATCATTAACGCTACTAAAATCCATTTCGCCCCAACACTCAAGCGTGCGAAATATTTCGCTAATGCAATTGCGATTGCAGGCACGGATAAGCGCCAAGTAGAGCGCCATTTTGCGTCGATGCTTGATGTCTGTGGGTTCGCCCTTTTGGCAGTTGTACATGTCGACAGCCAGATCTTGCGGATTATTGGCGCGCAATTCCATCTCCCGCAATTTGCTGGAATCGCGCCGGCCTAGCTCCTCGAGACAGGTGCCCAAGAAGCGCAGCTCAAACGGCAGGCAGGCTTCGAATAGTGAACACATGGTATCAATGCGCTTGTAGCTCTCCAGAGTCGTAAACCACTGCAGCACGTCTTTGGGACAAATCATTTCCAATGTTGTTGTGGCACGAACGCATCTACTATGAAGTCCAGCCtggagagtgtgtgtgtatttgtttctgttagcaaatgtattttcttctttttgtatggatggtggctgctgctctagttacgtgtgtggtgtgtgctttagtatttgtgtttgtatgtgtgtgtggtgggtgcaaaaaccacaacaacaatataagcacaccaacaacaataactattaATGTCGCTTTacgcttctctctctctctttctctctctcccagTTCCACTCTCCCTCTCACTTCCTACTGCTTTCGTAGGAACGTTTTGATTCGCGTTTAACTCTTACGCACGTTTTTAGCGTTCAGTTTCAACTGATCCGTTGTTTTTGTCGCTTTTTAATGTGTTTGCCTTCACAAAgagttttgctgcttttgcccACTACAACTAGTCGCGGGCGCTGCTGCACCAATGTGGCCAGAGAGACTCCAATTTACTCGCTACTCGACCGACTCGTCGCTGCCACAGAaatgctgtggctgctgtttcTTGCATGTaagttttaaacaataaacgctcccatttattgcttaatactATTGATCCGCGTTTAACGTTGTATGACATACTTTTTGCGTATTAATTTTGCGCATTCACATTTTTTCGCTTTGTATAgttttcacaaaaattttctacttgctgctgctgataataataataatccaGCTAAAACTGTGCAGTGCTTCTAAAACCTCAAACAGTGCTGCATTTTTAAGAAACGTGAGTTTGCCAACACTGAGCAACTATCGTTTATACATGCGCTTTAAATGTAACTGTTTGTTTCTCTGTTTTGACATTAACAGCGCTCACTTTCCCGCTGTTTTAACATTAACAGCGCTAATTTTTCCAccgtttcaattaaattattgcatttatttaagcaaaaactgagtatttattatttggaTTTTGCATACTCAAAAAATTACTAGCATTTCTATTTTGCGGTTTGTCATTTACAAAACTAGCGTGCttacaatttgaaaattaattttattagcgttattaaatgttttgttagACAGCTATGAATATGTTTACAGATTTATGCAAAACAACACACGCAGTGTGCTTAAAAACCATCTTCATCATCTTCGGCCATTTCCTTAGCTAACTCCAGATCCTGCTGCTCACGTTCACGACGCTCCTCTGCGCTCTCCAGGTCTTTGCCATACGACTTGGGTGGATAGCGCATAGCCTTGACGCTCTGATTGTGCAGATTAAGGCAAAATGAGATGCGCTCATGGAAAGCTAGCTGCGGCTCGCGCGTGCTATAAATATCAGTGCTCTCCTTGCTGCGCATGAAGTTCTGTGCCGGATCTAGTGTCGCTTCAATCACACCATCGCGTATGGCCTTAGCCACAATGAACTCGGCATCCTCCGCAGAGTCAAGTACCAATCGCTTGGCAATATCCTGCGGTGAGATGCGCGAATATGACAGTCCAATGGAACGAATAGCAGTCTTGATGACATTGTGACGCAAGCGTATGATCAAAGTAAATGTGTGATCCAGCTGGAACTTGGGTCCGTACTGCGAGACAACATCACCAAAACGCTTTAGATTTCCCAGACGCACTGCTTGAGTTAGCTGGAAGTAAGGCGTCAGCGACTGACGCAAGCCTGCTTGACGGAACACCACACGCTCAGGTAtgttgcccagcagcagctccactaCAATGATGAGCTTTTGTACTGTCTGACGGAAACCAATGGCTGCATGTTGCGGTGATTTGCGCAGCGCCTGAACCAGATGCTTGTGAGCATCGCTATACTCCAGCTTGGCAGCCTTAATGCGTCCCAAGTAGTACAGGAAACGAGCCCACTCATTATTGCTGGCTGACTCCGGATAGATGGACTTCTTTACCAGCTTATCCGCCTGATCGTACAGCgcataatgcaaataattgcgCAGCAGGCAGTTTAACAACACAGCCTGTCCCTCAAAGTCGTTGCGCAGCGTTGCCGTGCGCAGGCGAGCGTGGAGGAAGGCGCGTATGCCTTCTAAAGCATTGTTTAGCTCCGCTACGCGCGAATAATAGAAATATGACTTGGCGCCAATAAGATCCAATGTACGACGATTCTGTATGGATATCTTGGACATCAAAGCATCTGCACAAGTGCCCGAACGCTTTAAATCGCCAGCGTCGATGAGCTtaacaagcagcaataaatagaaataagcATCAACTTCAGCAATAGGAGCCTTGGTGGCCACCTGCTTCTTGACTACATCTGGGAGCTCAGTGGCATCCTTGTCTAATGCTGGTGTCAATGCAAGTGCAGCTTCACGCTCTGCGCCCACTGGATAAATGCTTTGTGCCAAATTGCGGAATACAACTCCGTTCAGCTTGCGTCGTGTATTGGGCAAGTTACGCAGCACACGcaatataaaactaataataaccAATTAGAGCTGCAGACTTcgttaaataaattcatatgtaACTACACTCACCGCGATTCCTTCGAGGCGACAgacttttcaatttgttttatttgttcacGTATTTCCTGCACTGTGGCAAGatcttgattttttttctcatcCGCTAAGGTTTCAACTGTAGCATCCACCTCCATTTCGACGTCATGTGTACCAACATCTGCAGCCTTTGTCATTATTAAGCacttgcaatttgctgtttcttattaattattgtattatattttagttttgctttgcgGCAACAAATTTTGCCAAGTAATGCCAGGATTTAGTGTTgtgcaatgcataaatatgaaatcaaTTACAGTTACATTGTGAAGTGATTAAATAAAGACATTATTGTTGAGTAGCAGTTACTTAAAAGCGCCTAAACAGCTGTTATTTAATGCACTGCACGTTATGTataatcaacaaaaataatagaaatatagtgttttttaattaatattaggttaatattaaagcttgttgaaattgttttaaatatgttacGATATGCAACTGTTACACGGCTGCTGCGAAAGCCGGCAGCAACGAGTATGCAACGCGCCTATTCAAACGGCACGAATAAAGAAGGTTCAGGAGCTGATGGTCAAGAGGACAATCATCCCATAAGGCGCACTCTCCGTTTGCTTGGAAATGATATGCGCAGAGTAAAAGAATTCTTTGTGCCCAAGGACCCACTACCAGAGGATGATAATCCAAAAGAAGCTCTGGCACAGAGCAAGTTCAAATTCAAGGGTCAGGAGGGACCGGCAGATGAATTTCAGACCCACTGCGATGTGCTTGTGGTGGGCGGCGGCACAATGGGCAGCTCTATAGCTTACTGGCTAAAAGAAAAGGCTCGCAATGGTCTCAATGTGGTAGTTGTGGAAAAAGATGATACGGTAACaagaataattttatattttaagttattgTTAATCATTTACATAATTCATTTTAGTATGCCAAATCCTCCACACATGTGTCGGTGGGTGCGTTAAGCCAACAGTTTTCACTGCCAGAAAACATACAGATGTCGTTATTTGGCGCTGACTTCTTGCGTAATTCAGGGGAATATTTTGGCGAGGATATACCGATGGGATATACACCACATGGACAATTGACGCTAGCTAATGAAGCGGATGCGGCAATTCTTAAGCAATCTTCGCAGCTGCAAAATGAACTGGGTGCACGCAATGAACTCTTAAGCCCAGAAAGACTAGCCTCACGATTTCCTTGGTTGCGTACAAAAGACGTAGCGCTGGGTTGTCTGAGTGTTGAGCGTGAAGGCTGGTTTGACTCCTGGGCACTGCTAGCAAACCTACGACGCGCTGCCAGCGGTTATGGCGCTCACTTTGTTCATGGTGAACTTAAAAGTTTTGAATTCCAAAGCCAGGCAGACATTATTGTGACTGGTGAGGGGGGAGCTAATGCCGGCGGCTATGAAAGTTTAGACAAAGCCGTAATCCAGCTGCCTGACGGCACGGAGCGCTCTTTAAAGTTTGCTCTCTGCATAATTGCAGCTGGCGTCGGCTCTAGCGACGTGGCCCGCTTGGCGCACATTGGCATGGGCAGAGGCATGCTACAGGTGCCTTTGCCTATAGCTCCGCGTAAGCGGTTTTTATATGCGCTAAACACACAAGCGGAAGAAGCGCCTAGCCTCGGCATGCCCATGCTTGTGGACACTAATGGCAGTTTTATACGCAGAGACGGCTTGGGTGGTCAATACATCTATGGCTACAATGCGGAGCATGCAGAAGCAGCTGACAATGAGTTGGCCTACTTTGAATCCAAACTAAGACCGGCGTTAGCTGAACGTTTGCCCGTCTTCGCAGCGGCTGAAGTGGCGGGTAGCATGAGCGGCTTATACGACTACAATGTGTACGATGAGAATGGTATTGTTGGCCCGCATCCATACTATCATAATCTATACATTGCCAGTGGCTTCGGTGGACAAGGTGTGCAACAGGCGCCGGCTGTAGGTCGCGCTATATCCGAGCTTATTATCGATGGACAGTTTAGAACGCTTGACTTGTCACGTTTAAGCTTCGATAGACTAATTGTGGATAAACCCATGTTTGAATacaatgctttaaattaaattgcaatttatttaaaaagaaaaaacaaaaaacaatgaTTGTTAAGAAATTTATCTATTTAAATTGGCCCGGCGCAGGTCCAAATAGTCCGCCTCCTTGTTTGCTTGCCGCACGGGATGGGGCAAAGCCCAACAACTTTTGTATGTTTTGGCGTATGGACATGgtacatagtatatataaaaatataaacgagCAGTCGGTATAATCATCGCCAGAAAGATTACGATGACTCAAGCCCTGAATCCAGGAGATGGGCGTAAATGGTAGCTGTGCGACCACACGGCCGTCAAATATACTATTAAACATGCTAAGCAACGCGGTAAATGCAAAGCCAGTGGCAAACATAGATTTCATCTTGACTAGCGACAGATCGCGGTTGTTGTTCTTCAACTTCTCCTCATAGCGTTCAATTTTCTTCTTAACTGACTTGTCTAATGAATCGCCATGCGTCTCCTTGCGGCGCTCCACTAATAAAAGTACACGTTACTAAATggttgcttaatttattttcatttgtaggTCACTTACGCTTTTTGCTCTGTTTATCTACCTCTGCCTTTAGCCTTTGGTACTTTTCTGTGCGGTACACCAGAACCCAGGTAAGGGCTATAAATTACGAATACATGTGAGctcacataaatatttatttttctgaaTTATAAACCACTTACCTTCACCCAAAAATGCAGTGCATATTGATATAAATACTATCAAAATGGTATCAGACCACATTTTTctgattttacaattttttataaattaattaagtgctGGCTACTTTTTTAGTGTTGAACAATTTCTTCTTTTCACTTGCGTTCTCGGTGGAGGTCAGCCGACAATTATGAAATACGTTTTTACAACACGCGCGTAGATTCGAACAGTACGCATTGAATAACGTTTGAAGTCTCTATGATCTCTAGTTTCTCAATGACTTcttaataaaagttaaaaaattgtatttttgtttaacatgaAGACGTggtgtttattttaaaataatttttcagaTGAATTTGAATACTACAGTTTTATCAATAACTTAACTGAAAATTTTCAGTTGAAGATGGACAATTCTTGTAAAGATTATACAAGCACTTATATTGTTGGAAAACATGGGTTATTTGGATGAGTTAAAGCTTTTCGAATTGAAAATTAAGCTCATTTGGTAAGTTGGACTGATTCAACTTACAATCGTCTATgatctaataaaatattcgttgcaaatttaaatatttccatttcctggtattttatgcaaattattctcaattttgtataatattctTATCCTATCCTTATTCTTATTATATGTTGATCCAATTAACAACGAATTTAGATTTATGcacttgcataatttaaattgtttaatgcttttcttttcatttaaaaaaatccaAGAGCAAACAAGCGGATTGATTTGAAATCCGACTTTATCTGCCTACTAGACgtatcatttttaatttctggAAAAATcggttgaattttaaaaacttgCCGAATATTATATTCTTATATCAGATTGTTCAATTCTGCCAATTCGAATTGCTtgaca
Proteins encoded in this region:
- the LOC108597636 gene encoding calcium load-activated calcium channel, whose translation is MWSDTILIVFISICTAFLGEALTWVLVYRTEKYQRLKAEVDKQSKKLERRKETHGDSLDKSVKKKIERYEEKLKNNNRDLSLVKMKSMFATGFAFTALLSMFNSIFDGRVVAQLPFTPISWIQGLSHRNLSGDDYTDCSFIFLYILCTMSIRQNIQKLLGFAPSRAASKQGGGLFGPAPGQFK
- the LOC108597626 gene encoding FAD-dependent oxidoreductase domain-containing protein 1, which produces MLRYATVTRLLRKPAATSMQRAYSNGTNKEGSGADGQEDNHPIRRTLRLLGNDMRRVKEFFVPKDPLPEDDNPKEALAQSKFKFKGQEGPADEFQTHCDVLVVGGGTMGSSIAYWLKEKARNGLNVVVVEKDDTYAKSSTHVSVGALSQQFSLPENIQMSLFGADFLRNSGEYFGEDIPMGYTPHGQLTLANEADAAILKQSSQLQNELGARNELLSPERLASRFPWLRTKDVALGCLSVEREGWFDSWALLANLRRAASGYGAHFVHGELKSFEFQSQADIIVTGEGGANAGGYESLDKAVIQLPDGTERSLKFALCIIAAGVGSSDVARLAHIGMGRGMLQVPLPIAPRKRFLYALNTQAEEAPSLGMPMLVDTNGSFIRRDGLGGQYIYGYNAEHAEAADNELAYFESKLRPALAERLPVFAAAEVAGSMSGLYDYNVYDENGIVGPHPYYHNLYIASGFGGQGVQQAPAVGRAISELIIDGQFRTLDLSRLSFDRLIVDKPMFEYNALN
- the LOC108597183 gene encoding probable 26S proteasome non-ATPase regulatory subunit 3, giving the protein MTKAADVGTHDVEMEVDATVETLADEKKNQDLATVQEIREQIKQIEKSVASKESRFILRVLRNLPNTRRKLNGVVFRNLAQSIYPVGAEREAALALTPALDKDATELPDVVKKQVATKAPIAEVDAYFYLLLLVKLIDAGDLKRSGTCADALMSKISIQNRRTLDLIGAKSYFYYSRVAELNNALEGIRAFLHARLRTATLRNDFEGQAVLLNCLLRNYLHYALYDQADKLVKKSIYPESASNNEWARFLYYLGRIKAAKLEYSDAHKHLVQALRKSPQHAAIGFRQTVQKLIIVVELLLGNIPERVVFRQAGLRQSLTPYFQLTQAVRLGNLKRFGDVVSQYGPKFQLDHTFTLIIRLRHNVIKTAIRSIGLSYSRISPQDIAKRLVLDSAEDAEFIVAKAIRDGVIEATLDPAQNFMRSKESTDIYSTREPQLAFHERISFCLNLHNQSVKAMRYPPKSYGKDLESAEERREREQQDLELAKEMAEDDEDGF
- the LOC108594418 gene encoding LOW QUALITY PROTEIN: transcription factor SPT20 homolog (The sequence of the model RefSeq protein was modified relative to this genomic sequence to represent the inferred CDS: inserted 1 base in 1 codon), producing MICPKDVLQWFTTLESYKRIDTMCSLFEACLPFELRFLGTCLEELGRRDSSKLREMELRANNPQDLAVDMYNCQKGEPTDIKHRRKMALYLALIRACNRNCISEIFRTLECWGEMDFSSVNDKDTLLELLLVYTMAAKHPVFSYHQNTKCGEILAKLKESAQFEQQQQQQQLQQQQQQQQQQQQCQQQQSHVALQQQQHQRQQQPQPAYYRRDMIQLPQMPNPLLYAQTWPKDVECAPHLFQAHISIPGETYNPMTTPTTAWSMYTPQQPSSLPPQSLEHQMPPPASSPMLSSQQSSPSSSRTTSPQRERVNSMPLQQQQQQHXQQQMRTLTQSRMKNVRRPSVETTPPPPALSELNTHHVKHMEENIIDSGSLSSKIRNSFPRALHQRNNVNNYMQQQLQQSSVNQQQQQQQQHYQVSNNVGMKPSKQLVHAMHNMQLSDDGIAYRSKNVPQTGSEPGSSNGSCGDISPPETPTPLQAHNAAGATIAMVNTAIAGYQQQQQQHQQQQQQQQQKHHLSYKQQQQQVNLQQRINGRNGVEKNFAQAQMYAPSNASDTQALQQQQQQQQQALLISPSAVSTPTTTVLLQQQPPQQQQVTTSAYNPATYPYHTANSRGPPQTLIQTHAGAPPTALHGPFRFPLPPLHNGELLYSTYPAALTFTPVPVTATPTVGAPARNTVVSSNAAVNVQTQTLPATPQLQQQQQQQQQQQQQQQQQQLLAATVAAAVPYTTLAQKIISCYNCGSQTHTGRECQDASMEDVTRSATYKLDYSTTTNAHSGNIDASMEHKDMGMAMPMLKSAGVTTPTAATTVAAVTSMGK